From Paenibacillus polymyxa, the proteins below share one genomic window:
- a CDS encoding YifB family Mg chelatase-like AAA ATPase, with the protein MYGKLHGACLYGIDGVLIEVETDLSNGLPQTAIIGLPDSAIREAVERVRAAIKNCGFKYPSQRITINLAPADLRKEGSSFDLAIALGLLTTSEQIVLPVGERTLFIGELALDGSIRSVNGVLSMVDLAKREGFDSVLLPQENASEARLITDIRIYAIHHLADLIPVNDHAQGIPDGQVTDQNCTASKQVIIHSYDHLPQAEHIPLCEQEELASNMEDYSDVLGQLHAKRALVIAAAGMHNILLMGPPGAGKTMLIRRLPSILPPLTEKESLEVTKVYSAAGKWKESSPHLMHVRPFRAPHHTISAAGLVGGGGIPKPGEISLAHRGILFLDELPEFSRHVLEVLRQPLEDHHVTISRSRAVFKYPAHFLLAASLNPCHCGFFGNNTEHQRCTCSPTAVARYRSRISGPLLDRIDLQLEVSQPKDWREEKESLSSADMRKQVLVARAIQIRRYSKLPFSWNSELSGQMLRKYAVLDQNAAELLNQTMDALGLSMRAYDRILKLSRTIADLHESEKITTSHVAEAIQYRHMDKASANLSEM; encoded by the coding sequence ATGTATGGAAAATTACATGGAGCGTGTCTATATGGGATAGATGGCGTTCTGATCGAAGTTGAGACTGATTTGTCCAATGGCTTGCCTCAAACTGCGATAATCGGATTGCCGGATTCAGCCATTCGAGAGGCAGTAGAGCGTGTGAGAGCAGCAATCAAAAACTGCGGATTCAAATATCCATCCCAGCGTATCACGATTAACTTAGCTCCTGCTGATTTGCGTAAGGAAGGCTCATCTTTTGATCTTGCCATCGCTTTAGGCTTGCTGACAACCAGTGAACAGATTGTTTTGCCAGTGGGGGAACGAACGCTGTTTATTGGCGAACTGGCGCTGGATGGCAGCATTCGTTCTGTAAATGGGGTGTTGTCCATGGTTGATCTGGCCAAGCGAGAGGGATTCGATTCCGTGCTGCTTCCTCAGGAAAACGCAAGCGAGGCACGTCTAATTACGGATATACGTATTTACGCTATACACCATCTGGCGGATCTTATCCCAGTTAATGATCATGCACAAGGCATCCCAGACGGCCAAGTGACCGATCAAAATTGTACTGCCAGTAAGCAAGTTATAATCCATTCCTATGACCATTTACCTCAAGCAGAGCATATACCGTTGTGCGAGCAAGAAGAACTAGCCAGTAATATGGAGGATTACAGCGATGTGCTGGGTCAGCTACACGCCAAACGTGCATTAGTTATCGCTGCAGCAGGAATGCACAATATTCTTCTTATGGGACCACCGGGTGCTGGAAAAACGATGCTCATCCGCAGGTTGCCCTCTATCCTACCGCCTTTGACTGAAAAGGAGTCGCTAGAAGTGACCAAGGTATACAGCGCAGCAGGAAAATGGAAGGAGTCCTCGCCTCATCTCATGCATGTTCGTCCCTTCCGTGCGCCTCATCATACAATCTCTGCTGCTGGATTGGTGGGCGGAGGAGGCATACCCAAACCAGGAGAAATCAGTCTTGCACACCGAGGGATTTTATTTCTAGATGAGTTGCCAGAGTTTAGCCGCCATGTGCTAGAAGTGCTGCGGCAGCCCCTGGAAGACCACCATGTGACAATCAGTCGTTCACGTGCTGTATTTAAGTATCCGGCGCATTTTTTACTTGCAGCTTCTTTGAATCCGTGTCACTGTGGCTTTTTCGGCAATAACACGGAACATCAGCGCTGTACCTGTTCACCTACAGCAGTAGCTCGATACCGTTCACGTATTTCCGGTCCATTGCTGGATCGAATTGATCTTCAGCTTGAGGTATCACAACCAAAGGACTGGCGGGAGGAAAAAGAATCCCTGTCGTCTGCTGACATGAGAAAGCAGGTGTTGGTTGCTCGAGCAATACAAATCCGCAGATACAGTAAGCTTCCTTTTTCATGGAATAGTGAGCTGTCCGGTCAGATGCTGCGTAAATATGCAGTATTAGATCAAAATGCAGCGGAGCTGCTTAATCAGACGATGGATGCACTTGGTTTAAGCATGCGTGCGTATGATCGAATTCTCAAGCTGTCCCGCACCATTGCAGACTTACATGAGTCAGAGAAAATTACGACTTCACATGTGGCTGAAGCTATTCAATACCGCCATATGGATAAAGCAAGCGCCAATTTATCCGAAATGTAA
- a CDS encoding MarR family winged helix-turn-helix transcriptional regulator, with amino-acid sequence MENNFNKDAALKLDNQLCFAIYACSREITKLYQPYLEKLGVTYSQYLVLIVLWEREECTVKELGEALYLDSGTLTPLLKRLQNAGLIDRKRSTQDERKVLISLTTEGRALRDKALSVPGCIQEKTSMTHDQFGSLLLQFNDLLDRVHQANVQIEKS; translated from the coding sequence ATGGAAAACAATTTTAATAAAGATGCAGCGTTGAAACTTGATAATCAGTTATGCTTTGCCATATATGCATGCTCCAGAGAGATTACAAAGCTGTACCAGCCTTATCTGGAAAAGCTTGGTGTAACGTACTCGCAATATTTGGTGCTCATCGTGCTTTGGGAGCGTGAAGAGTGTACAGTGAAGGAATTGGGTGAGGCGTTATATTTGGATTCTGGCACACTAACACCACTATTAAAGAGGTTACAGAATGCCGGGTTGATCGATCGAAAGCGTTCCACTCAAGATGAGCGTAAGGTGCTGATTTCTTTGACGACAGAGGGAAGAGCGTTGCGGGATAAAGCCCTGTCTGTACCAGGATGTATACAGGAAAAAACAAGTATGACTCATGATCAATTTGGGTCGCTTCTGCTTCAGTTTAATGATCTGCTTGATCGTGTTCATCAAGCGAATGTACAAATTGAAAAATCATAA
- a CDS encoding YraN family protein gives MGYDMKTRGKDQRKAKGAMGEEAAALFLETLGYRILDRNWRCRSGEIDLIARQEHILVFIEVRSRSSSKYGTPAESVTPRKITQVRQTAAVYLHMNGIGDAPIRFDMISVRLSDETAVVTDHFIDAF, from the coding sequence ATGGGGTATGACATGAAGACGAGAGGTAAGGATCAACGGAAAGCCAAAGGAGCAATGGGAGAAGAGGCTGCAGCTTTGTTTTTAGAAACCCTGGGTTATCGTATCCTAGACCGCAATTGGCGATGCCGCAGCGGGGAAATAGATCTGATTGCCAGGCAGGAGCATATACTCGTGTTTATTGAAGTACGTAGCCGAAGTAGCTCCAAATATGGAACACCAGCAGAATCAGTTACTCCGCGTAAAATCACCCAGGTTCGTCAAACAGCCGCAGTATACTTGCATATGAACGGAATTGGAGATGCTCCAATTCGTTTTGATATGATTTCTGTACGATTATCTGATGAAACGGCTGTGGTTACGGACCATTTTATAGATGCATTTTAA
- a CDS encoding EscU/YscU/HrcU family type III secretion system export apparatus switch protein → MKEPLDPPSPSMKKAVALKYTPGESEAPIVVAKGSGRIADSILEKAKEHGVPVQEDAALVEVLSKLDLDEQIPAELYQLVAEVLTYIYQMDRLAPRDDW, encoded by the coding sequence ATGAAAGAGCCCTTGGACCCTCCCTCTCCTTCCATGAAGAAGGCGGTCGCCCTAAAATATACGCCCGGTGAGAGCGAAGCGCCGATTGTTGTTGCCAAGGGAAGCGGCCGCATTGCGGACAGTATTTTAGAAAAAGCCAAAGAGCATGGTGTGCCTGTTCAGGAGGATGCTGCGCTGGTTGAAGTACTGTCCAAACTTGATTTGGACGAGCAAATCCCAGCTGAACTCTATCAGTTGGTAGCAGAGGTGCTAACCTATATTTATCAAATGGATCGGCTTGCTCCAAGAGATGACTGGTGA
- a CDS encoding nitroreductase family protein, which produces MTKHTFSEHVIDVIQERRTIKRFKSDSIPVDTIKELLDVAVWAPNHKMREPWRFLLFAGEGRRKLAEAIAADIGKDNKFESGILHNPIQLLVVMEEDPRQAVWDEDFAAVSALVQNFMLAAWSKGIGTFWVTKPFLYSPKFRKCLGIQPGEKVIGMIYAGYPDVIPESRSRTPVADKLTLIDK; this is translated from the coding sequence GTGACAAAGCATACCTTTAGTGAACATGTCATAGATGTAATTCAGGAACGCCGGACGATTAAACGATTCAAATCTGACTCTATCCCGGTAGATACGATTAAAGAACTACTGGACGTCGCGGTATGGGCTCCTAATCATAAAATGCGTGAACCGTGGCGCTTTCTGTTGTTTGCTGGTGAGGGACGGAGAAAGCTTGCAGAGGCAATTGCCGCCGATATCGGTAAGGATAACAAGTTTGAAAGTGGGATTTTACACAACCCGATTCAGCTTTTAGTAGTGATGGAAGAAGACCCGCGTCAAGCAGTTTGGGATGAAGATTTTGCAGCGGTCAGCGCGCTTGTACAGAACTTTATGCTTGCTGCATGGAGCAAAGGAATCGGAACGTTTTGGGTAACAAAACCATTTTTGTATTCGCCTAAATTCCGTAAATGCTTGGGAATTCAACCAGGTGAGAAGGTAATTGGAATGATATATGCAGGCTATCCTGATGTTATCCCGGAATCAAGATCCCGTACTCCAGTAGCCGATAAGTTAACCTTGATTGACAAATAA
- a CDS encoding organic hydroperoxide resistance protein: protein MMTIQQKMYETTVKAVGGRNGYIESSSPELRLDIDTPKEMGGAGGAGTNPEQLFAAGYSACFDSALNMVARMQRVKHEGTEVTATVHFGKVEDGGFGIGVNLDVLVKGVDHETAVKLVEGAHEQCPYSRATRGNIEVKLNVL from the coding sequence ATGATGACCATTCAACAAAAAATGTATGAAACAACAGTAAAAGCAGTTGGTGGGCGTAACGGTTATATCGAGTCTTCTTCCCCTGAACTTCGTTTAGATATTGATACTCCAAAAGAAATGGGTGGCGCTGGTGGCGCAGGTACAAATCCAGAGCAGCTGTTCGCCGCAGGCTATTCTGCTTGCTTTGACAGTGCTTTAAATATGGTGGCTCGCATGCAGCGTGTTAAACATGAAGGTACCGAAGTCACAGCTACGGTCCATTTTGGCAAAGTCGAAGACGGCGGCTTCGGAATCGGAGTAAACCTCGACGTTCTGGTCAAAGGCGTAGATCATGAAACTGCGGTAAAACTGGTGGAAGGCGCACATGAACAATGCCCATACTCCCGCGCTACCCGCGGTAATATTGAAGTGAAACTGAACGTTTTGTAA